The Gemmatimonadales bacterium genome contains the following window.
GGGGCCTCGGGATCGAACCCGTCGCCGCGGTCCGGCCTGACCAGCTGGCAGCCGTAGTAGGCGGCGACCTTCAGGCCCTTGAGGGGCTGCTTCACCTGCTTCTTGATCGCGTCGAGGCCCACGTCCTTCACGAACACGTGGATCAGGTGATGGACGTTCACCGCGCCGCCGTAGTGCAGGCCGTCGGCCTCGAGCGCGAAGTTGATGTGCTCCGCGAGGTCCTTGTCGGCCTTCAGCTCGGCGTTGGCGTGGTGGAGGTTCTTGAAGCACGCGTTGCACGGCGCCACGACGTCGAGGCCGGCCTTCTCGGCGATGGCCAGGTTGCGCGCGCACAGGCCGTGCGCCAGCAGCTCGTCGATGTTGGTGTACGGGGTGGCCCCGCAGCAGTTCCAGTCCTCGATCTCCTGGAACTCGATGCCGAGCCGGGCGCCGGTCTCGAGCGTGGACACGTGGTAGCTCGCGGAGACGGTTTCCGCCGAGCACCCCGGGTAGTAGGCGTACCGCTTCATGCGACACCTTCCAGAGGCATGATCCGGCTCAGCATCCGCCGGAAGTTCGCGACCCGCTTGACGCGCGAGGGCACCAGCGCGATCCGGCGCTTGGCCATCAGCCGCATCGCGAACCGCATCTCCCGCACCATGCCAACCGGCCCGCCCTCGAAGATGAATGCGGGCGCGTAGCCCGGCTCGTACGACTTGCCGGTGCGCATGATGGTCCGCACGAAGCGGCGGGAGAAGGCGGGGCCGACCAGCCTGCTGCGGTAGCGACGGTGCCAGATGGAGTAGCGCTTGAGCGCGTACATCAGCTCGGAGGGCTTGATCTCCTTCGGGCAGCGCGCGGAACAGGAATAGCACGAGGCGCAGGTCCAGAACGTGTTGCTGGCCAGCACCTCGTCCTTGAGCCCCGCGTTGATCATGGCGATGAGCCGGCGCGGCGTGTGATCCATGTAGTCCGCCGCCGGACAGGTCGCCGAGCAGGTCGCGCACTGGATGCAGCTGTTCAATCCGCGCGTACCCGTCGCGTACATCACGTTGGAGATCTCGTCCGCGAAGGACATCGTCGTCTTCATGGCACTCCCCTCAGGACACCGGCTGTGCCGACGCCGCCGGGTGAAGCAGGGCCGCGACCTTCTCCAGCAGCACGGCGGGCACCACCGGCTTCTCGAGCAGGTCGTCGAGCGGGATGTCGTCCGTGTGGAGCGCGCGGTTCCCGAAGATCGAGGCGAGCTGCGTGCGGAGCCCCGTGACCACCAGGATCGGGAGCCGCTTGAGGCCCGGGTCCGCCCGGATGGCGCGCGCCACGGTGACGCCCTCCGCCCCCCGCCCCATCAGCAGGTCGAGGAGCAGCAGGTCGTGCCGGTGGGCCCGGAGCGCCGCCAGCCCCTCGCGGGGGTTGTAGGCGACGTCGGTCTCGTAGCCGGCCCCCTCGAGCACGGCCCGGGTGGCCGCGACGTAC
Protein-coding sequences here:
- a CDS encoding 4Fe-4S dicluster domain-containing protein; this encodes MKTTMSFADEISNVMYATGTRGLNSCIQCATCSATCPAADYMDHTPRRLIAMINAGLKDEVLASNTFWTCASCYSCSARCPKEIKPSELMYALKRYSIWHRRYRSRLVGPAFSRRFVRTIMRTGKSYEPGYAPAFIFEGGPVGMVREMRFAMRLMAKRRIALVPSRVKRVANFRRMLSRIMPLEGVA
- a CDS encoding response regulator; amino-acid sequence: MSERKKLMIIDDDPEYVAATRAVLEGAGYETDVAYNPREGLAALRAHRHDLLLLDLLMGRGAEGVTVARAIRADPGLKRLPILVVTGLRTQLASIFGNRALHTDDIPLDDLLEKPVVPAVLLEKVAALLHPAASAQPVS
- a CDS encoding CoB--CoM heterodisulfide reductase iron-sulfur subunit B family protein, with the translated sequence MKRYAYYPGCSAETVSASYHVSTLETGARLGIEFQEIEDWNCCGATPYTNIDELLAHGLCARNLAIAEKAGLDVVAPCNACFKNLHHANAELKADKDLAEHINFALEADGLHYGGAVNVHHLIHVFVKDVGLDAIKKQVKQPLKGLKVAAYYGCQLVRPDRGDGFDPEAPSYFEDLLKTIGADAVDFPYRLHCCGASLMIANRRAALAMVRDLLRAAVQAKADVIATACPLCQLNLECYQQDVNREFGTKYKIPVLYFTQLMGLAMGIEPRKLGIGTEVVSPQPVLDCVARRPAPAAAAAPAKPAAAPAAVPQTVKAGQP